One window from the genome of Deltaproteobacteria bacterium encodes:
- a CDS encoding outer membrane beta-barrel domain-containing protein — MTGRAQIRPRAGSSQENCQQHDSAQGNHGEGKLVPGSAAARGCPPVEHPPCLRRHASLGAVRHRLLRRCSAGAIRRSGGHDHRGAEAPFAPGEPAGDLAVRGDGDRRSIPTAVGRGVEGDVASARGPFGGGGRERLRYVGDAGAGDRQAGAARAHRRVAVARLARGLRGDCTFVRKGRFARRCACAFRDVSRRWPRRRLDGNRRDARSPSDDRRRHRTAHFSWRERRADPAGGRQPLRRAGDGRRLRADEGDGLLDGASRALLLFRWRTMKGLLAALVLVAVQARAAEDPATPPETKVAQVTPASLPPVASVPKYGAPASLPPVTAQLFHIGGMLEIQPIFAFSIGDPFWRTLGMGVRVEHHFDERWSISTHAIGGVSLLAAPVEVCSDSCGSPAEGKLRSTPGKLQILAGVQMGWAPVYGKLSLMGERTLHFDAYIAAGPELVREMIAPDATSPESGRWALGGRVSIGERLFLTDRFMVRIAASELVYSGRVRGRAEIERKLTIEGGVAWLFGGR; from the coding sequence ATGACAGGCCGCGCCCAAATCCGTCCGCGCGCAGGCAGCAGCCAGGAGAACTGTCAGCAGCACGACTCTGCGCAGGGCAACCATGGCGAGGGAAAGTTGGTTCCCGGCTCGGCGGCCGCAAGGGGTTGCCCGCCTGTGGAGCACCCCCCATGTTTGCGGCGCCATGCGTCCCTGGGTGCTGTGCGTCATCGCCTGCTCCGCCGCTGCAGCGCGGGCGCAATCCGCCGATCCGGCGGACACGATCACCGCGGTGCAGAAGCGCCCTTTGCGCCAGGCGAACCGGCTGGAGATCTCGCCGTACGGGGAGATGGGGATCGGAGATCCATACCTACAGCGGTGGGGCGCGGGGTTGAGGGCGATGTGGCATCTGCGCGAGGGCCTTTCGGTGGGGGTGGACGGGAGCGGCTTCGGTACGTGGGAGACGCAGGAGCTGGTGATCGCCAAGCGGGAGCTGCACGCGCGCATCGTCGAGTCGCGGTTGCGCGGCTCGCTCGCGGGCTTCGCGGCGATTGCACCTTTGTACGGAAAGGTCGCTTTGCCCGGCGATGCGCTTGTGCATTTCGAGACGTTTCTCGACGCTGGCCTCGGCGCCGCCTGGACGGAAACCGACGCGACGCGCGGAGTCCGTCCGATGATCGCCGCCGGCATCGGACAGCGCATTTCTCTTGGAGAGAGCGTCGCGCTGACCCTGCGGGTGGGCGGCAACCTCTACGCAGAGCGGGTGATGGTCGACGGCTCCGCGCAGACGAAGGCGATGGGCTTCTGGACGGTGCGTCTCGGGCTCTCCTTCTATTTCGGTGGCGGACAATGAAGGGGCTGCTCGCTGCCCTCGTGCTCGTCGCTGTCCAGGCGCGCGCCGCCGAGGACCCCGCGACTCCGCCCGAAACGAAGGTCGCCCAGGTCACGCCCGCGAGCCTGCCGCCCGTGGCGTCGGTCCCGAAGTATGGCGCTCCGGCATCGCTTCCGCCGGTGACGGCCCAGCTCTTCCACATCGGCGGGATGCTCGAAATCCAGCCGATCTTCGCCTTCTCCATCGGCGACCCGTTCTGGAGAACGCTGGGGATGGGGGTGCGCGTCGAGCACCATTTCGACGAGCGCTGGTCGATCTCCACCCACGCGATTGGCGGGGTCTCGCTTCTGGCAGCGCCCGTGGAGGTGTGCAGCGATAGTTGCGGCAGCCCGGCGGAAGGAAAGCTCCGCTCCACTCCGGGCAAGCTCCAGATCCTCGCCGGCGTCCAGATGGGGTGGGCGCCGGTATACGGGAAGCTCTCGTTGATGGGCGAGCGCACGCTGCATTTCGACGCGTACATCGCCGCCGGTCCCGAGTTGGTCCGCGAGATGATTGCGCCCGATGCGACGTCGCCGGAGTCGGGTCGCTGGGCCCTCGGCGGCCGTGTTTCCATCGGTGAACGCCTCTTCCTCACCGACCGTTTCATGGTGCGGATCGCCGCCAGCGAGCTGGTCTACTCGGGGCGGGTGCGGGGACGCGCCGAAATCGAGCGCAAGCTCACCATCGAAGGCGGGGTCGCCTGGCTCTTCGGCGGGCGTTGA
- the cglD gene encoding adventurous gliding motility lipoprotein CglD — protein MRCPMPAAIIGRTPRVASVSVQAAPRPASRNVSKCTSASPGKATFPYKGAIAAKPASEPRNRDSTMRACSSRLAITSSCVSHVPKPLPSTPTERPSRRCHIALNPAPHRCRYGSPIPISPYGEISSRFAWRKGRFCTAVIVSAGSADCARAAAAEQAMTHSTQGRMAPQTWGVLHRRATPCGRRAGNQLSLAMVALRRVVLLTVLLAAACARTDLGAACHVENGAGGELIPLPGRQYLYLGSSECESFACLATQGAAGYCSQPCSGEGATCPSGLACTQLALNQQYLDIMRTRLSPDRYQQLFGQLGSTWYCVRSQ, from the coding sequence ATGCGCTGTCCGATGCCGGCGGCGATCATCGGACGGACTCCGCGCGTCGCGTCGGTTTCCGTCCAGGCGGCGCCGAGGCCAGCGTCGAGAAACGTCTCGAAATGCACAAGCGCATCGCCGGGCAAAGCGACCTTTCCGTACAAAGGTGCAATCGCCGCGAAGCCCGCGAGCGAGCCGCGCAACCGCGACTCGACGATGCGCGCGTGCAGCTCCCGCTTGGCGATCACCAGCTCCTGCGTCTCCCACGTACCGAAGCCGCTCCCGTCCACCCCCACCGAAAGGCCCTCGCGCAGATGCCACATCGCCCTCAACCCCGCGCCCCACCGCTGTAGGTATGGATCTCCGATCCCCATCTCCCCGTACGGCGAGATCTCCAGCCGGTTCGCCTGGCGCAAAGGGCGCTTCTGCACCGCGGTGATCGTGTCCGCCGGATCGGCGGATTGCGCCCGCGCTGCAGCGGCGGAGCAGGCGATGACGCACAGCACCCAGGGACGCATGGCGCCGCAAACATGGGGGGTGCTCCACAGGCGGGCAACCCCTTGCGGCCGCCGAGCCGGGAACCAACTTTCCCTCGCCATGGTTGCCCTGCGCAGAGTCGTGCTGCTGACAGTTCTCCTGGCTGCTGCCTGCGCGCGGACGGATTTGGGCGCGGCCTGTCATGTGGAGAATGGGGCTGGCGGCGAGCTGATCCCGCTGCCCGGTCGTCAGTACCTGTACCTGGGTTCGAGCGAATGCGAGAGCTTCGCCTGCCTCGCCACACAGGGCGCCGCGGGTTACTGCTCGCAGCCGTGCAGCGGCGAGGGGGCGACGTGCCCGTCGGGACTGGCGTGCACGCAGCTCGCGCTGAACCAGCAGTACCTCGACATCATGCGGACACGGCTGAGCCCCGATCGGTACCAGCAGCTCTTCGGCCAGCTCGGCTCGACCTGGTATTGCGTCCGTTCACAGTGA
- a CDS encoding DUF192 domain-containing protein, translated as MRRMVTGLLCIAACHGEAAVEKGPALSQGAVRFETARGPWIVRVEIASDDASRTRGLMYRRSLEPDRGMIFVFPTTEDHTFWMHNTLIALDMVFLDESRSVIGVVASASPQTDALRGVGKPSRYVVEVAAGEAATHAVGPGTRAAFIGIPE; from the coding sequence ATGCGCCGCATGGTCACCGGCCTTCTTTGCATCGCCGCCTGCCACGGCGAGGCCGCGGTGGAGAAAGGCCCGGCGTTGTCCCAGGGAGCGGTCCGCTTCGAAACGGCGCGGGGGCCGTGGATCGTGCGCGTCGAGATCGCCAGCGACGATGCGTCGCGCACCCGCGGGCTCATGTACCGGCGATCGCTGGAGCCGGATCGGGGGATGATCTTCGTGTTTCCCACCACGGAGGACCATACGTTCTGGATGCACAACACGCTCATCGCTCTGGACATGGTCTTCCTCGACGAGTCGCGATCCGTGATCGGCGTGGTCGCCAGCGCATCCCCGCAGACCGACGCGCTGCGCGGAGTCGGCAAGCCTTCGCGCTACGTCGTCGAGGTCGCCGCCGGCGAAGCCGCGACCCATGCCGTCGGGCCCGGCACCCGCGCGGCTTTCATCGGTATTCCCGAGTAG
- a CDS encoding TIGR02266 family protein yields the protein MSPPEDQRRNPRAPLRLRIDYERMNAFFADYTKNISKGGTFIKTTRPEEVGTRCQFLLSLPARSEPLLMEGEVIWALSAEQARQSGAEPGMGVRFVFADDAGRRRFERVVERMMEESLGPTIARRLLRR from the coding sequence ATGTCGCCTCCGGAGGACCAGCGTCGGAACCCGCGCGCGCCCTTGCGGCTGCGCATCGACTACGAGCGCATGAACGCGTTCTTCGCGGACTATACGAAGAACATCTCCAAGGGTGGGACCTTCATCAAGACCACGCGCCCCGAGGAGGTCGGGACCCGCTGCCAGTTCTTGCTCTCGCTGCCCGCGCGGTCCGAACCGCTGCTGATGGAGGGCGAGGTCATCTGGGCCCTTTCCGCCGAGCAGGCGCGGCAGAGCGGGGCGGAGCCGGGCATGGGAGTGCGCTTCGTGTTCGCCGACGACGCGGGGCGGCGCCGCTTCGAGCGCGTCGTCGAGCGGATGATGGAAGAGAGCCTCGGTCCCACCATCGCGCGCCGGCTGCTCCGGCGCTGA
- a CDS encoding peptidylprolyl isomerase has product MRVKQGRVVLLDYMVRVGTGRVVETSAGKAPIEYLHGAGQILPALERALDGLKEGEQAAFSIAASDAYGERKDDNVVSLPRTLFPAEVKLEKGLCLYARASGGQSYPITVKEVKHDMVVVDLNHPLAGERLFFEVNIRGVRPAGNQEIFAGKAADAEVV; this is encoded by the coding sequence ATGCGCGTGAAGCAGGGCCGGGTGGTGCTGCTCGATTACATGGTCCGCGTCGGGACCGGACGGGTGGTGGAAACGAGCGCCGGCAAGGCGCCCATCGAGTACCTGCACGGGGCGGGGCAGATCCTTCCAGCCCTGGAGCGCGCGCTCGACGGCCTGAAAGAGGGAGAGCAGGCCGCGTTCAGCATCGCTGCGAGCGACGCCTACGGCGAGCGCAAGGACGACAACGTCGTCTCACTGCCGCGCACTCTCTTTCCCGCCGAAGTGAAGCTGGAGAAAGGTCTCTGCCTGTATGCGCGCGCGAGCGGCGGGCAGAGCTATCCCATCACCGTCAAGGAAGTGAAACACGACATGGTGGTGGTGGACCTGAACCATCCACTCGCCGGCGAGCGCCTGTTCTTCGAGGTGAACATCCGCGGTGTGCGCCCTGCGGGAAACCAGGAGATCTTCGCGGGCAAGGCGGCGGACGCAGAAGTCGTCTAG
- a CDS encoding MFS transporter — MLSRNVVVFGIVSLLADVSGDMVVPLLPAFVVTLGGGAAYIGVIEGAAEGTAALLKYVSGRWADRVRRLLPLAVVGYALAASVRPFLAVAQAPWQVLAVRNVDRIGKGIRTSPRDKLLAASAPRHRLAEAFAFQRGMDHAGAAIGPLLAAAFLVVWPEQIRRVFLLAAIPGMLAVFALLGVREQSPAPVRREQGGDAPGRVPGRLLTAIGVFTVGNSTDALLLLRAESLGVPTVQLPLLWAALHVVRALASWPLGRIADQLGRERTLIVGWLWYAACYAGFAAARVPAHFWILFAAYGLVAALTEGTERAMVADAVPPETRGRALGIYNLVTGAGLVAASVLAGQIWERASPTAALLFGAFLAFGASAVLRFGPRPGERAPVA, encoded by the coding sequence ATGCTCTCCCGCAACGTGGTCGTCTTCGGCATCGTCTCGCTGCTCGCCGACGTCTCCGGCGACATGGTGGTGCCGCTCTTGCCCGCCTTCGTGGTGACGCTCGGCGGTGGTGCAGCCTACATCGGCGTGATCGAAGGGGCGGCGGAGGGTACCGCTGCGCTCCTCAAGTACGTCTCCGGCCGCTGGGCGGACCGCGTGCGGCGACTGCTTCCTCTGGCCGTCGTCGGGTACGCGCTCGCGGCATCGGTGCGCCCGTTTCTCGCCGTCGCGCAGGCGCCCTGGCAGGTGCTCGCGGTGCGCAACGTCGACCGGATCGGCAAGGGGATCCGCACTTCTCCGCGCGACAAGCTGCTGGCGGCGAGCGCGCCACGGCACCGGCTGGCGGAGGCCTTCGCCTTCCAGCGCGGGATGGACCACGCCGGCGCCGCCATCGGTCCGCTGCTCGCCGCAGCGTTCCTGGTCGTCTGGCCGGAGCAGATCCGCCGCGTGTTCCTGCTCGCGGCCATTCCCGGAATGCTGGCCGTGTTCGCACTCCTCGGCGTTCGCGAGCAGTCGCCGGCGCCCGTGCGACGGGAGCAGGGGGGCGATGCGCCGGGACGGGTACCGGGGCGGTTGCTCACGGCGATCGGCGTCTTCACGGTCGGGAACTCCACCGATGCCCTGTTGTTGCTGCGGGCCGAGTCGCTGGGCGTCCCGACCGTCCAGCTCCCGCTGCTCTGGGCCGCCCTTCATGTCGTCCGGGCGCTCGCGTCGTGGCCGCTGGGACGCATCGCCGACCAGCTCGGACGCGAACGGACGCTGATCGTGGGCTGGCTCTGGTACGCGGCCTGCTATGCGGGCTTCGCCGCCGCGCGCGTTCCCGCGCACTTCTGGATCCTTTTCGCTGCGTACGGCCTCGTGGCGGCGCTGACCGAAGGCACCGAGCGCGCGATGGTCGCCGACGCGGTACCGCCCGAAACGCGCGGCCGTGCACTCGGGATCTACAACCTCGTCACCGGCGCTGGACTCGTCGCCGCTTCAGTCCTCGCCGGGCAGATCTGGGAACGCGCATCGCCCACGGCGGCGCTCCTCTTCGGCGCGTTCCTTGCGTTCGGCGCAAGCGCGGTGCTTCGTTTTGGACCCCGACCGGGCGAACGGGCGCCCGTCGCCTAG
- a CDS encoding HDIG domain-containing protein, whose amino-acid sequence MQPAVPSLTSRILRVRRVRQALALLLLVGIAVSAAFLLTPSRFTPAIPGDEAMGTLFSGTLKANRDYDVPDPAATGEKREEAARSVWPVYDFDGAAAETLQRRTSSAFARGRDAIAQWKQQSPEKAERLLSERKADAETLRFLRSQRDEFWKALQAVVEDDDYVDLARSGFDPAVERAALRVAGLAASAFVVEERGLLAADRERGIMVRTLGGVGAPEQAVRDIDRIQDLMSARQNVERIGAAQLGDLPPRTARAVTQLVRRALKPNLAYDDAETRRRQEGKRAQVKDVLLQVRKGEKIIGDGEQITKTHLLIFQALRAAGKAAGSDQLRWGGGLFAALICAAVFGFGRRNLRKFRPRSRDVFLLAALLVAQLFAVKGALSGADVLQEAVRDELPPPLAGYVAQALPLLVPYALGSLLVRFLLTSEAALLWTAAFAPLCGLLVGGSLQIAAVALIGGLVAADRIGHAGRKSAVFHAGLFTGVTTAVVVATFAMFQGRLWTWETLAGVLASGLAGAVILPLCALVLSPLLELLFGYVTDIELLKLANFNHPLLKDLIVQAPGTYHHGILIGQLVEAAAREIGANPLLARVGAYYHDIGKGKNPLFFGENQKGENRLDGLTPQASAEIIRRHVADGIELADQANLPRQVTDFIPQHHGTRLIAYFLHRAKEEAERAGAAPPSEDDFRYLGPKPQTREAALVMIADMVVATSRNLAAPAPEKLRALVDRAVQAVVAEGQLHECEITLRDLEQTARSFAESLERILSRSDAPPPRLRVLEAEQLKRA is encoded by the coding sequence ATGCAGCCCGCCGTACCGTCCTTGACGTCGCGCATCCTCCGCGTTCGCAGGGTGCGCCAGGCGCTGGCGCTGCTGCTGCTCGTGGGCATCGCGGTGAGCGCGGCGTTCCTGCTCACGCCCTCGCGGTTCACGCCGGCGATCCCCGGCGACGAGGCAATGGGGACGCTCTTCTCAGGTACCCTCAAGGCAAATCGCGATTACGACGTTCCGGATCCAGCGGCGACGGGTGAAAAGCGCGAGGAGGCCGCGCGATCGGTCTGGCCGGTCTACGACTTCGACGGCGCAGCGGCAGAGACGCTGCAGCGGCGCACCTCCAGCGCGTTCGCCCGCGGGCGGGACGCCATCGCGCAGTGGAAGCAGCAGAGCCCGGAGAAGGCTGAGCGGTTGCTCAGCGAGCGCAAGGCCGACGCCGAGACGCTGCGGTTCCTGCGCTCGCAGCGAGACGAGTTCTGGAAGGCGCTACAGGCCGTGGTGGAAGACGACGACTACGTCGACCTCGCGCGCAGCGGGTTCGATCCCGCCGTGGAGCGGGCCGCGCTGCGGGTGGCCGGGCTCGCTGCCTCGGCGTTCGTGGTCGAGGAGCGCGGGCTCCTCGCCGCCGACCGGGAGCGCGGGATCATGGTCCGCACGCTGGGAGGCGTCGGCGCGCCCGAGCAGGCGGTGCGCGACATCGACCGCATCCAGGATCTCATGTCCGCGCGGCAGAACGTGGAGCGCATCGGCGCCGCCCAGCTCGGCGACCTGCCGCCGCGCACCGCCCGCGCCGTCACGCAGCTCGTCCGGCGCGCCTTGAAGCCGAACCTCGCGTACGACGACGCCGAGACGCGCCGGCGGCAGGAAGGGAAGCGCGCGCAGGTCAAGGACGTCCTCCTTCAGGTCCGCAAGGGCGAGAAGATCATCGGAGACGGCGAGCAGATCACCAAGACGCACCTCTTGATCTTCCAGGCGTTGCGCGCCGCGGGAAAGGCGGCCGGCAGCGACCAGCTGCGCTGGGGCGGCGGCCTGTTTGCGGCGTTGATCTGCGCCGCGGTGTTCGGCTTCGGCCGGAGGAATCTGCGCAAGTTCCGGCCCCGGAGCCGGGACGTGTTCCTGCTCGCGGCGCTGCTCGTCGCGCAGCTGTTCGCGGTCAAAGGTGCGCTCTCCGGCGCCGACGTCTTGCAGGAGGCGGTTCGCGACGAGCTCCCACCGCCGCTCGCCGGATACGTGGCGCAGGCGCTTCCGTTGCTGGTGCCCTACGCGCTCGGCTCGCTCCTGGTCCGTTTCCTGCTCACCAGCGAAGCCGCGCTGCTTTGGACCGCGGCATTCGCGCCGCTTTGCGGCCTTCTCGTGGGCGGTTCGTTGCAGATCGCCGCCGTGGCGCTCATCGGCGGCCTGGTTGCCGCGGATCGCATCGGTCATGCAGGGCGCAAGAGCGCCGTCTTCCATGCCGGCCTGTTCACGGGAGTGACGACGGCGGTGGTGGTGGCGACGTTCGCGATGTTCCAGGGTCGTCTCTGGACGTGGGAAACGCTCGCGGGCGTCCTCGCCAGCGGGCTGGCCGGAGCGGTGATCCTTCCCTTGTGCGCGCTCGTGCTCTCGCCGCTGCTGGAGCTGCTCTTCGGCTACGTGACCGACATCGAGCTCCTCAAGCTGGCCAACTTCAACCATCCGCTCCTGAAAGACCTGATCGTGCAGGCGCCCGGGACGTACCACCACGGGATCCTCATCGGTCAGCTGGTCGAGGCCGCTGCCCGTGAAATCGGGGCAAACCCGCTGCTCGCGCGCGTCGGCGCCTACTATCACGACATCGGCAAGGGCAAGAATCCTCTCTTCTTCGGCGAGAACCAGAAGGGCGAGAACCGGCTCGACGGGCTGACACCCCAGGCGAGCGCCGAGATCATCCGCCGCCACGTCGCCGACGGAATCGAGCTGGCGGATCAGGCGAACCTCCCGCGGCAGGTGACCGATTTCATCCCGCAGCATCACGGGACGCGCCTGATCGCGTACTTCCTCCACCGGGCCAAGGAGGAGGCGGAGCGGGCCGGAGCGGCGCCGCCGAGCGAGGACGACTTCCGATACCTGGGCCCCAAGCCGCAGACGCGCGAAGCCGCCCTGGTGATGATCGCGGACATGGTCGTCGCCACCTCGCGCAACCTCGCGGCGCCTGCGCCGGAGAAGCTGCGAGCGCTGGTGGACCGCGCTGTCCAGGCCGTGGTGGCGGAGGGCCAGCTCCACGAGTGCGAGATCACCCTGCGCGACCTGGAGCAGACGGCGAGGAGCTTTGCGGAGTCCCTGGAGCGGATCTTGTCGCGCAGCGACGCGCCGCCGCCGCGCCTGCGCGTGCTGGAGGCGGAGCAGCTCAAGAGAGCGTAG